The sequence GCCTCTATGATGCGCTCGTGGTCGACGCCGTCGCGCACCAGCAGCCGCGGGCCTGTCGCCGGGGTGAAGGGAACCGAGACCTGAAGCTTTGGATAGTACCGCCCGCCGGCGCGCTCATAGGCGTCCGCCCAGCCGCGGTCAAAGACGTATTCGCCTTGGCTGTGCGATTTCAGATAGCAGGGCACGACGCCGACAACGCGGCCGTCGAGCTTGGCCACGAGATGCCGCGGTCCCCAGCCGGTGCGGATTGTTGCCGAACCCGATTTCTCAACGGCCAATAAAAATGCATGCGAGACGAATGGGTTATAGGCGGGTTTTGAGAGGCCGAGGAAATCGCCTGGACGGACGGATGAGGTTCCCGCACCAAGCCCGTTGCACTTGCCGCCGGGATTGGCGCAGGCGTCCCAGTCTTCGGGGGACACCTCGGCAATGGAAGGTACAGCCTCGAGCGTGATTTCGGATGATGCCATCGGTCCCAAGATCGTGCATTGCAGCAGTGACTTCAAGGGGCAGGGGAACAGAGCTCTCGTGCCCCGGACGCAGCGCAGCGCGCAGCGGTGGCTCACCTTGCCGCGCCAGTTGCGCCGCCTTCTGGGTCCCGGCTCTACACAGCAACGCTACGCGTCGCAGCGCGTCCGGGACACGAGAGCGGGCGTGCACGGGCCTACGGCACGAACCCCTCAAAGATCATCTGATCCGCGTATTGGCCGACCCGCGTCCGCTGCTCGCCCCTGCGCACGGTCCAACCGAGCAAGGCGCAGCCGAACACATTGCGGGCGATCCAGGGGGCTGGGGCCGGGAGGTGATCGACCTTGAAGGCGACGAAATGCGGCTGGGTCTGGAAGCCGTGGCGCAGGTACAGCATGCTGTCGCGCTGCTCCTGGGTCAGGTCGGCCCAATACTCGTCCTCATAGGTCCGCTGCGCGACGATGCCGCGCGGACGGTTGGGCAACAGCTCGCGCAGCGCCAGCACCTGGTCGGGATCGAACGACATGCCGACGGCGGGGCCATCGTAAGATGACAGCACCTCGGCCATCCGCCTCACCAGCTTGCGGTCGCCGTCAAAACGGCTCTTCACCTCGATCACCAGCGGCACGCGGCCGGCGACGGTGGCGCAGAGATCGGACAGCGACATCATCCGCTCGGCGGTGTCCTTGAACCTGACCGCCTTCAGCTCCGCCGCGGTCTTCGAGACCACTTCGCCGGTCGCCTCGGTGAGGCGGCCGAGCGCATGGTCGTGATGGATCATCGCCTCGCCGTCGGCCGACAGCTGGATGTCGACCTCGATCGAGAAATTGCCCGCGATCGCCGCCTGCACCGCGCCCGGCATGTTCTCGACGATGCCGCGCGAAATGTCGTGCAGGCCGCGATGGGCGATCGGCCGGGCTGTCAGCCAATCCGGAGCGCGCATGCGCGTCAGGCGACCTCGAACACGCCGTCGACCTCGACCGCCGCATCCGCGGGCAGGGAGGCGACGCCGACGGTGGTGCGGGCATGGCGGCCCTTGTCGCCGAACGCAGCGACCATCAGGTCGGAGGCGCCGTTGAGCACCTTCGGCCCGTCCAAAAAATCCGGCGCCGAGTTGATGAAACCGCCGAGGCGCACAACGCGCACCACCTTGTCAAGGTCGCCGAGCGCCGCCTTGACCTGGGCCAGCAGGTTGACGGCACAGCCGCGCGCGGCCGCGGCGCCGTCCTCGAGAGAGACGCCGGCGCCGAGCTTGCCCTTGGCAATCAGCTTGCCTGAGGGATCGAAGCAGACCTGGCCGGAGACGAACAGCAAATTGCCAGTGCGTACGAAGGGGACGTAGTTGGCGACGGGGGTGGGGGCCTCGTGCAGCTTGATGCCCTGTTCCGCCAGTTTCTGCTCGACCGTGCCCGCCATGTTCGACCTCGTTGTCCAAAAATTCGTCCAGGATTCGTCAGCCCGGGCACTGTCTATTGGCCCGGCGCGTCCTGTTTCGCCCATCGTACCGCCACATGCAAGCAACCGGAGGCACTGCATTTTGTTGAGGCAGGGCGGGCGGTTCAATGGAGGCGCCGCAACTTTACGTGAGACCGCCTCAGTTGCGACGCAATGGAACAGTCATTAAAATGTCGAATCTGCGCTTTCGCCAAGGACGCATCCCCAAGGAACAGATATGCTGCACCTTTTCCGGACCTCGCTCGGCATGATGGCGCTCGCGGCGGCCAGTTTCGGCCCCGGCAGCGGGGCGCAAGCCGCCAACGGTCCGTTCCTCGCGCACCAGGCGCTGTACGACCTCAGCCTCGTCAAATCGCGCTCCAATTCGGTCAACAGTGCGCGGGGTCGCATTCTTTACAACTTCACCGGGAGCACTTGCGAAGGGTACACTTCGGAATTCCGCCAGGTGTCCGAGCTCGACAGCGGCGAGGGAAAGGTCACGCTCAGCGATCTCCGCTCCAATTCCTGGGAGGACGCCGCCGGCAAGAGCTACCGCTTCAAGATCGAGACGCGGATGAACGAGGCCGATGCCGGTCGGGTCGACGGTTCGGCGGAACGCGACGGCGACCACATCAACGTCAAGCTGAAGCTGCCCGCGCCCAAGACCTTCACCCTCGACGGCAAGATCGTGTTCCCGACCGAGCAGATCCAGCGCATCATCGCGGCGGCGAAGGAGGGCAAGTCGCTGCTGGAGCTCTCCGTCTATGACGGCTCCGACGACGGCCAGAAGGTCTACAACACGCTCACAGTGATCGGCCAGCCGATTCCCGCCGACCGCGTCACGTCGTCCGATCCGTCGACCTCCGACGAGCACATGAAATCGCTCAAGCGCTGGCCCGTCACGGTGAGCTATTTCGACCGCGACGTTCAGCAGAAAGAAGGCGAGCAAACGCCCGTCTATGCAATGTCGTTCGAGCTCTACGAGAACGGCGTCTCCCGCCAGCTCGTGCTCGATTACAACGATTTCGTCATCTCCGGCGCCATGGGCAAGTTCGACGTCAAGGACAGCAAGCCCTGCAACTAAGCGCCGAGCCCCACACTCCGCCACGTTACGACAGCCCTTGATGTTTTCAGGGCAGGCGGAGCCGAAGCTCCGCCGCCCGTTCGTGATCAGGCCGCCAGGGCGTTGGGCGCGAGGTTCGCCTGCTGCGCCGCGATGCTCTCGGTGATCGTGGTGCCGCCATGTCCGTCCGAAGTCAGCGCGAAGCTCGCGGCCGAATACTGGCCGAGCAGGACCAGCGAGGCTGAATGGACGCCGTCGCTGAGGGTCAGCGTGCCGCCGCCATTGCCGGGGTCAGCCGCGTAGCCTAGCGTCGTCCCTGCACTGAAGGCGATGTCGCGGAGGTCGATGACGTCGCTGTCGCCGAAGCCAGCGATCTGGCCCGAAAACAGGTCGGAGCTGTCGAGCTGAAGCGTACCGCCTTCACCCTGGAACGTGACATTGCTGGCAGCACCGCCCACGGCAACATGCGCAAGACCGCCCTGGATGATCGTGCCATTGGCGACGCCGCTGTTCACGAGCTCGACGCCACCGCTGTTGACGATCGTTCCGTTGGTGATGCCGCCGGTCACGGTCTGCACGCCGCCGCTGTTCACGACGGTGTCGTTGGCGATGCCCATGACGTTCTCCTTGCCGTGATTTCCGATCACGGCATCGTCGACAACGCCATAGACGTACTCGGTGCCACCCAGGTTGGTGGTATGGTCCGCAGTGCCGTAGACGAACTGGTATCCGGCGCTGATGACCATGTTCGTCGCCAGGCCGCCGACTTGGATCATGGCATAGCCGCCAGTCAGCACCGTGGCATTGTTCGAGATACCGCCGGTGTCGACGACCTCATAGCCGCCGGCATAGACCGTCGCGTTCGTGGCGGTCCCGCCAGCGCTGACGATTTCGTATCCGCCCTTATGGATGATCCCGCCGGAAGCAGTTCCTCCTGCGCTGACGAATTCGTAGCCGCCATTGTTTATGACAGTGCCGCTCGTCACGCCGCCCGAGGTAACGACCTCGTAGCCGCCGCGATTCACCAACGTGCCCACCGCCAGTCCGTAGACTCCGACCTGTTGCGTACCACTGTTGACGACGGTGTCGGCAGCGATGCCTCCACCGAGCACGGTCTGCGTGCCACCGTTTACTACTGTATGGTTCGCTGTGCCGTCCCATACGATTTGGGAGCCGCCGCGCACGGTCGTGCCGTTGGCCGTGCCGCCGGCCAGCACGTATTCAGAGCCGCCACTCATAGTGGTATTGTTCGCAACACCGCCGTTTCCGATGAATTGCCATCCGCTGGTCATCGTCGTGTCGATCGCGAGGCCGATGACGTCTTGCTGACCGCCGGCAATGGTGGTGCCGCTCACCATGGCGCCGCGATAGACGGCCTGGTAGATGCCGTTGCCGAGGATCGAGCCGCTGGCCACGCCGCCGGAATAGACCCATTGCGCGCCGGCGCTCAGGTTGGTTCCAGTCGCGATGCCGCCGTCATAGACTGCCTGAACGCCGCTACCGGTCGTGCCGCTCGCCGCTCCTCCGGAGTAGACGTTCTGCGTGGCGCCGTCCAAGGTGGTATCGATCGCCTTGCCACCGTTGAAGATGTTCATGACGGCGCCACCGGCGATCGTCGCATTGATGTCGGTGCCGAACACGTTCTCGACGGCAAGCCCGCCAAGGAAGGAATCGACCGCGGTTCCGCCGGCGTCCACCACCAGCGTGGCGCCGCCATTGACGACGGTCCCGTTGGCGGTGCCGCCGGCATGGATCTCGAGCGTGCCGCTCCACAGGACCAAGGTCCCGTCGGCGGTGGTCCCCGAACCGACTTCCAAGGTCTCGCTGGGCTGTACGGTATCAGTCATCGCTTTTCTCCTGGTAATATTCACTGTGTCCTATTTCCGTTTCGCGTCCCGAAGCCCGGGATGTTCTCGATCGTGCGTCTCACTTGGTCGAAGGTGATCAACCGCGTGCACTCGAATTGCCGCGGCGTATCCTTGTGGCGTGGGCACCACAGAAAATCTTTGTGGTCGAACCTGTGAACAGGATCGTTCCAGCAGGAATTGCAGGCGTGATAGTTGACGACGCGGTAGGGTGTCGTGAACTCGTTGGTCGGATGCGTGAAGCCGCTGATGAGCACGACCGGCGTTCCGGTCGCCCAGGCAAGCCATGACAGCCCGCTCGACAAGCCGACGAAGAATGCGGCGTACTTGAGCCAACGCGCGCGCTCCTGGAGCGGGCGGTCGCCGGTCTCGTCCTCGGCGCCATGCGGAATGTGCGTCCACACCACGCCGGAGCCGTGAACCGGCTTCTGGTCGATGCAGATCACCCGGTAGCCGGCTTGCTTCAGGAAGCGGACGGTTTCGCGCCAGCCGTGCGGATTATTCCAATATTTGCACTGCGTCGTGCTCTGCACGGCGATGCAGACGTAAGGCTGCTCGATCGGAGCGGTATCCTCGGCCAACGCAATGCGCGGCGGCTGTTCGGCCGGATCCACCCCGAGGATGTAGCCTGCGGTGCGATGCAGGCCGACATGGCGGAAGTCGCAGGGCTGACACACGTGGTCCTGATCGTCAAAGAACAGTCCGATATTGTACGTCGCGTAGTAGCGGCGTGGATCGAGCTCGCTATGACCGAGCAGCGTGATGTCAGGATAGGCCGTGCGGAACAGCGGGATGACCTTCTCGGACATCGTGCAGGTCAGGCGGCAGCCGTGGAGGGCGCGAAATCTGTCCGCGTAGGGAAACCACCCGATGGTATCCCCCAGTGTCATCTCGGGAAGTTGGATCAGGATGTCGCGATCGGCGGCCGAATAATCGTGCTGGAGGACGATCTCGTCCTTGATCCGGATCTCGAGCCGGACGCGCACGAAGTAGCGCTTGGTCGAATTGATGCGGCCCGACTTGATCTCGGTTTCGAACAGGACATTGCCGCTGTCGATGTCGCTCAGCCTGACCCGGTAGGGGCCGTTGCTGTCGGGGAGCCACACCCGGCAGCCGTCGTTGAAGTCGAAGCGAATGCCGAGCGGGCCGGACTGGGTTGGGACGTCGGCTGGCGGACGGAACGGCAGCTTGTCTGGCCCCGGCGATGGCGCCCGCGCGCTCTGCGGCGACGGCGCAGCATCACCCGGCCCGGGCGCCGGAGGCCGGGATGAGCCGTTCGCGCCCGGCGCGGATGTTGGGACGTGCGCAATATTCATGGCTGAGCGGTCGGCAAAATGCACTTCATCTAACGGTTCTGGCGCGGAATGGCTTGTCGCAATGACCGGGCCGTCGGCGTCGCAGCGACGGGGGAAGCAATTACGATAAGCACATTATTTTTGTTATCATAACACAGTGAGTAATGGTTTTATTCCCGTCCATTGTTATGTGATGTTGCGTCGCGTTGACGCGGCGGGGGCCGCAGGACGGAAGCCGTGAAAGATGACGCGCCGATCATGAGGAAGGGATCGGTGCGTTTTCGATAACGGGGGCCGAGTAGGGCCTGTTTTACCGATCCGGGAGCGATGCGGGCCTGAAGTTCACCCAAATGTCGTCGGTGTTGAGTAAGACCCCTGACCGCGGGCGTCGGGATCGCCGTTCAAATTGAATTGACGTTCGTATGTGAGTCCAATTTGTCGTATATAACGTATGTCGCCGGGATATCATATGGATTTCAGCGCGGCCGCTCGCGTCGTGCGCGTCGAGGGGATGTCGGGAGCAGACGAGGGGCCTGCCGAGGTGTCCGCGCGTGGTCGACTTGAGAGATTGCGGGGCTGCACATGGCTGAAGATGCGGTCTCCGAGCCGTCCGGCGATCCGGGCCTTCACGCGATCGTCGCCTTGTTGCGTCTGAACGGCGTGGGGGCGAGCCTGGACCAGGTCCGGCATCAATTCGGCAACACGATCGGCGTCACCGAGATCCTGCGCTGCGCAAAAGGCTTCGGCCTAAAGGCGAAGATGGTCTCCACGCGGTGGGACCGGCTCGCCGGGATAGCGATGCCGTGCATCGCGGTCTTGCGCGACGGCGGCTTTCTGCTGCTCGGCAAGGCCGGGGAGGACAAGATCATCGTCCAGGTGCCGGACGCCTCGAAGCCGGACCTGATGACCCGGGCGGAGTTCGAGGCGGTGTGGGACGGCCGCGCGATCCTGGTCGCCAAGCGCGCGCTGCTGACCGATCTCTCCCGGCGCTTCGACATCACCTGGTTCCTGGGGGCGATCCACAAATACCGGCGGCTGCTCGCCGAGGTGCTGGTCGGCTCGCTCTTCCTCCAGCTGTTCGCGCTGGTCTCCCCGTTGCTGTTCCAGGTGGTGATCGACAAGGTGCTGGTCCATCGCAGCATCACCACATTGGACGTCGTGGTGACCGGGCTGGTCGCGATCGCGATCTTCGAGACGATCCTCGGTGCGCTCCGGACCTATCTGTTTTCGCACACCACCAATCGCATCGACGTCGAGTTGGGGGCGCGGCTGTTTCGGCATCTGCTGGCGCTTCCCATCGGCTACTTCCGGGCGCGTCGGGTCGGCGACTCCGTCGCGCGGGTGCGGGAGCTGGAGAACATCCGCAATTTTCTCACCAGCTCCGCGCTGACCATCGCGATCGATCTGTTCTTCACCACCGTCTTCATCGCGGTGATGTGGTTCTATTCGCCGCTGCTGACGCTGGTCACGCTCGTCTCGTTTCCGTTCTCCATTGCCATCTCGGCGGGCGTCAGTCCGGCGTTCCGCTGGCGTCTCGACGAAAAATTCCAGCGTGGCGCGGAGAACCAGGCATTCCTGGTGGAATGCGTCACGGGCATCGAGACCCTGAAGGCGATGGCGCTGGAGCCGCAGATGCAGCGGCGCTGGGAGGAGCAGCTCGCTGCTTACGTGGCGGCGAGCTTTCGCGTCATCAGCCTCGGCAATACCGCAAGCCAAGCCATCCAGCTCGTCAGCAAAGTGGCGACGGCCGCGATCCTGTATTTCGGTGCGAGGCTCGTCATTGGGGGCGACCTGACCGTCGGCGAGCTTGTCGCCTTCAATCTCCTGGCCGGCCGCGTCAGTACGCCGGTGCTTCGCCTGGCGCAGATCTGGCAGGATTTCCATCAGGCGCGATTGTCGGTGCAGCGCCTGGGCGACATCCTGAACACGCCGGCAGAGCCGGTGTACACGCCGGGGCGCGCGGCGTTGCCCGCGATCCGCGGCGACATCAAATTCGAGCATGTCACATTTCGTTACCGTATCGACGGTCCCGAGATTCTCAGCGATGTCAGCCTGAGCGTGCCGGCGGGGCAGTTCGTCGGGGTGGTCGGCACCTCGGGATCGGGCAAGAGCACGCTCGCCAAGCTGATTCAGCGGCTCTACGTGCCCGAGAGCGGGCGCGTGCTGGTGGACGGCACCGATCTGGCGATGGTCGATCCGACCTGGCTGCGCCGGCAGATCGGCATCGTGCTGCAGGAGAACATCCTGTTCAACCGCACCGTCCGCGACAACATCGCGCTCGGCGATCCGGCGATGCCGATCGAGCGCGTGATCGAAGCCGCGAGGCTCGCCGGCGCGCACGACTTCATCCTCGAGCTTCCCGAAGGCTATGACACGGTCGTTGGCGAGCAGGGGAGCACGCTGTCTGGCGGCCAGCGGCAGCGCATCGCGATCGCGCGGGCGCTGATGACCAATCCGCGCATCCTGATCCTCGACGAGGCCACGAGCGCGCTCGACTACGAGAGCGAGCGGATCGTCCAGCAGAACATGCTACAGATCGCCAAGGGACGCACCGTCTTCGTGATCGCGCATCGCCTTTCAACGCTGCGCATGGCCCACCGCATTATTACGATGGATCGCGGCCGCCTGATCGAGGACGGCACCCATGACGATTTGGTCAAGACCGGCGGCCGCTACGCCACGCTGTTCCGACTTCAGGCGGGCTTGCATGAAATCAGCTAGCAAAGTCGTAGCATTTCCGGCCGGCAAGGATCCGGTGCGGAGCAGGGACGAGATTGCCTTTCTGCCGGCCGCACTGGAGATCGTCGAGGCACCGCCCAATCCGGTTGGCCGCGCCATTGGGGCCGTGATCGTCTCTGCCTTTGCGGTGGCAATCGTCTGGGCCTGCCTCGGCACTGTCGATATCGTCGCGGTGGCGCCGGGCAAGGTGATCCCGAGCGGCCGGACCAAGGTGATCCAGCCGTTCGAGACCGGCGTCGTGCGTGCGATCCAGGTCGCCGATGGCCAGCCGGTGCGGGCAGGGGATGTGCTGGTTGATCTCGACTCCACGATGAACGAGGCCGAGCTCGGGCACCTCAAGAGCGATCTCATGGGCGCGCAGCTGGAAACCGCGCGGTTGCGCGCGGCTCTCGCCGGCGGCGGCGATCCGGTCGCCGACTTCCATCCACCCGAAGGTGCTCCAGCCGAGCTTGTGAAGGTGCAACGGCGATTTTTGGCGAGCCAGGCCGCCGAGCAGACCGCCAAGCTGGCCTCGATCGAGCACCAGGTCGCGCAGAAGGAGGCCGAGCGGGCCACGATCGCGGCAACGATCGGCAAGCTTGAGGCGACCATCCCGCTGCTCCAGCAGCGCGTCGACATGCGCAAGCAGCTGTTCGACAAGGAGCTGGGATCGAAGATCTTCTATCTCCAGGAGTTCCAGGATCTGGTCGGTCAGCAGCAGGAGCTCGTGGTGCAAAGGAGCCGGTCCAGGGAGGCCGATGCGGCCCTTGCTGCACTCAGGGAGACCGGGACCAAAACCACGGCCGAATATCAGCGTTCGCTGTCCGACGACCTTGCCAAGGCCGAACAGAAGGCCGCGGGCCTGATGCAGGACGTCGTCAAGGCCGAGCAGCGGAGGAGCTTTCAGCGCCTGACCGCGTCGGTCGACGGCATCGTCCAGCAGCTTGCGATCCACACGGTCGGCGGCGTCGTCACTCCCGCGCAGTCGTTGATGGTGATCGTGCCGCTGGAGAGCCGGCTGGAGATCGAGGCGATGGTGTCGAACCGCGACATCGGTTTCATCGAGGTCGGCCAGGACGCGGCAATCAAGATCGATACCTTCAATTTCACCCGATACGGGCTGGTGGACGGCAAGGTCACGAGCGTGTCGCACGATGCCATCACCCGCGACAAGCCCGCGGACAAGAATGGCGACAGATCTCTGGGCACCGAGCAGGACAGCAGCGAGCCCAAGGGGCAGGAGTTGGTCTATTCGGCCCGGATAGTTCCCGCGAAGGACCGGATGCTGATCGACGACAAATATGTCAATCTCTCACCCGGCATGGCCGTGAGCGTCGAGATCAAGACGGGGACGCGCTCGATCATCAGCTATCTGTTGTCACCGCTTGCGCGCTATCGGCACGAGAGCATGCGGGAGAGATAACGGCGGACCGCCTGCCGCATCTTCCCGCTGGCTCCAGACTGGCGATCCGGCTAGGCTCACGTCCAACGAACAAAACGCCAGGGAGCCCTCATGCCCAAGCTCGATCATCTTCGCCCCAGCGGGCTGCATCACAATCCGGCCTATTCCCACGTCGTCACCGCCTCCGGCGCCCGCACCATCTACATTTCCGGGCAGGTGTCGGTGGACGAGGAGGGACGGATCGTCGGCGAGGGGGACATCGCCGCGCAAACGACGCAGGTGATGCAGAATCTCGGCCATGCGCTGAAAGCGGCCGGGGCGAGCTACGCCAACATCGTGAAGATCACGACGTTCGTTGTGAATTACAAGCCAGAGCTCCGCCCGATCATCGGCAAGGCCCGCTCGGCCTTCTTCGAAGGCATGGAGCCACCGGCCTCGACCCTCGTCGGCGTCTCCGCGCTCGCCGCGCCGGAGTGGTTGATCGAGATCGAGGCGATCGCAATCGCGGATTGAGCTGGGCTAGGCGCGCATTGCGCTGGACATCTCTTGCAGGATGGCCATCGCCTCGTCGGCCCTGTCTAGGGGCACGAAGAGATGGTCATGGTGGAAGGCCGAAACCGCATTCACGCTGATTCCGGCTTGGGCCAAGCGAGCCGTGATCGCGGCCAGGAATCCCACCGCATCGAGCGCCGAGTGAACCGTCAAGGTAATCAGGCGCGAGGGGAATGCGTAGCGTAGCCCTGCGGCTTCGGCCTCTTCGCGCAGGATCACCAGCGTCGTACCTTCCTGTTCGCGAAACGCCAGCAGCGCACTGATCGCTGTCGGGATACTCTCGCGTGTCGAAATTGTGGAGAAGACGAAGATACCCGGCCGCAGATCCGGCGCCATGTGTCTGAGCAACGCGGCGAGATCGCGTTCACCTCCCATTACTCCTCCGCCTTCTCCGGCCCCTTATACGCAATCCCGCGGATCACCGCCGCGCTGCCGAACTTCTTGCGCAGACTGTCCACGGCCCGCTCGGCATGGGCGGCGCGGCGGTCGAGCATGTCGGTGTCATCGGCGGGCGAGCCGTCGCGCAGCGCGCTGACGCCGGCGCCCATCAGGCGGAAGGCGGTGCCGTCGATCTCTTTCGCCAGCATCTCGCGGCAGATCGAGAAGATCTTTGCGGCGAGGTGCGTCGGGGCTGTGATCGATTGCGAGCGCGTGCGCTGGCGGAAATCGGAGGTCTTCAGCTTCAGCGTGACGGTCGAGCCGGCGAGCTCGCTGCTCTTCAGCCGCGACGAGGTCTTCTCGCAGAGGCGCCACAGGATCTTCTCAAGCGTTGCGAAATCGCGGATGTCGGTCTCGAAGGTGGTCTCGCTCGAAATCGTCTTGGCGCCGCGGTCAGGCTCGACGCGGCGGTCGTCGATGCCGCGGGCGAGCCGCCATAGCCTGCGGCCGTCGCTCGGAAACTGCCGCATCATCTCGATTTCGTCGGCCTTCTGCAGATCGGCGATGATGCGGAAGCCGCGCTGCACCAGGCGTTCCTGGGTCGCAGGTCCAACGCCGAAGATGAAGCCGACCGGCTTCTCTGCAAGCATCATGCGCGCCTCTTCCTGGTCCAGCGTCGCAAAGCCGCGTGGTTTGTCGAGGTCGGAAGCGATCTTGGCGAGAAACTTGTTGCAGGACAGCCCAACCGAAACGGTGATGCCGACATCGCGTTCGACGCTGCGGGCAAAGCGCGCCAGCACCTTGGCCGGCAGCATGCCGTGCACCCGTTCGGTGCCGGAGAGATCAAGGAAGGCCTCGTCGATCGAGAGCGGTTCGACCAGCGGCGTCAGCGCCTGCATCGCCTGGCGCACCTCGCGCCCGACCCGGACATATTTCGCCATGTCGGGCGGGATCACGGTCGCATGCGGGCAGGCTTCCAATGCCCTATACATTGGCATCGCCGAGCGGACCCCATAGGTGCGAGCGATGTAGCATGCGGCCG comes from Bradyrhizobium diazoefficiens and encodes:
- a CDS encoding glycerophosphodiester phosphodiesterase; translated protein: MRAPDWLTARPIAHRGLHDISRGIVENMPGAVQAAIAGNFSIEVDIQLSADGEAMIHHDHALGRLTEATGEVVSKTAAELKAVRFKDTAERMMSLSDLCATVAGRVPLVIEVKSRFDGDRKLVRRMAEVLSSYDGPAVGMSFDPDQVLALRELLPNRPRGIVAQRTYEDEYWADLTQEQRDSMLYLRHGFQTQPHFVAFKVDHLPAPAPWIARNVFGCALLGWTVRRGEQRTRVGQYADQMIFEGFVP
- a CDS encoding RidA family protein yields the protein MAGTVEQKLAEQGIKLHEAPTPVANYVPFVRTGNLLFVSGQVCFDPSGKLIAKGKLGAGVSLEDGAAAARGCAVNLLAQVKAALGDLDKVVRVVRLGGFINSAPDFLDGPKVLNGASDLMVAAFGDKGRHARTTVGVASLPADAAVEVDGVFEVA
- a CDS encoding ACT domain-containing protein — protein: MGGERDLAALLRHMAPDLRPGIFVFSTISTRESIPTAISALLAFREQEGTTLVILREEAEAAGLRYAFPSRLITLTVHSALDAVGFLAAITARLAQAGISVNAVSAFHHDHLFVPLDRADEAMAILQEMSSAMRA
- a CDS encoding autotransporter strand-loop-strand O-heptosyltransferase translates to MNIAHVPTSAPGANGSSRPPAPGPGDAAPSPQSARAPSPGPDKLPFRPPADVPTQSGPLGIRFDFNDGCRVWLPDSNGPYRVRLSDIDSGNVLFETEIKSGRINSTKRYFVRVRLEIRIKDEIVLQHDYSAADRDILIQLPEMTLGDTIGWFPYADRFRALHGCRLTCTMSEKVIPLFRTAYPDITLLGHSELDPRRYYATYNIGLFFDDQDHVCQPCDFRHVGLHRTAGYILGVDPAEQPPRIALAEDTAPIEQPYVCIAVQSTTQCKYWNNPHGWRETVRFLKQAGYRVICIDQKPVHGSGVVWTHIPHGAEDETGDRPLQERARWLKYAAFFVGLSSGLSWLAWATGTPVVLISGFTHPTNEFTTPYRVVNYHACNSCWNDPVHRFDHKDFLWCPRHKDTPRQFECTRLITFDQVRRTIENIPGFGTRNGNRTQ
- a CDS encoding DNA polymerase IV, with the translated sequence MTAPETAGSRCFCRDCLADLDMGVRRCSACGSPRLVRHRALASLTIAHIDCDAFYATVEKRDNPEIADKPVIIGGGKRGVVSAACYIARTYGVRSAMPMYRALEACPHATVIPPDMAKYVRVGREVRQAMQALTPLVEPLSIDEAFLDLSGTERVHGMLPAKVLARFARSVERDVGITVSVGLSCNKFLAKIASDLDKPRGFATLDQEEARMMLAEKPVGFIFGVGPATQERLVQRGFRIIADLQKADEIEMMRQFPSDGRRLWRLARGIDDRRVEPDRGAKTISSETTFETDIRDFATLEKILWRLCEKTSSRLKSSELAGSTVTLKLKTSDFRQRTRSQSITAPTHLAAKIFSICREMLAKEIDGTAFRLMGAGVSALRDGSPADDTDMLDRRAAHAERAVDSLRKKFGSAAVIRGIAYKGPEKAEE
- a CDS encoding type I secretion system permease/ATPase: MAEDAVSEPSGDPGLHAIVALLRLNGVGASLDQVRHQFGNTIGVTEILRCAKGFGLKAKMVSTRWDRLAGIAMPCIAVLRDGGFLLLGKAGEDKIIVQVPDASKPDLMTRAEFEAVWDGRAILVAKRALLTDLSRRFDITWFLGAIHKYRRLLAEVLVGSLFLQLFALVSPLLFQVVIDKVLVHRSITTLDVVVTGLVAIAIFETILGALRTYLFSHTTNRIDVELGARLFRHLLALPIGYFRARRVGDSVARVRELENIRNFLTSSALTIAIDLFFTTVFIAVMWFYSPLLTLVTLVSFPFSIAISAGVSPAFRWRLDEKFQRGAENQAFLVECVTGIETLKAMALEPQMQRRWEEQLAAYVAASFRVISLGNTASQAIQLVSKVATAAILYFGARLVIGGDLTVGELVAFNLLAGRVSTPVLRLAQIWQDFHQARLSVQRLGDILNTPAEPVYTPGRAALPAIRGDIKFEHVTFRYRIDGPEILSDVSLSVPAGQFVGVVGTSGSGKSTLAKLIQRLYVPESGRVLVDGTDLAMVDPTWLRRQIGIVLQENILFNRTVRDNIALGDPAMPIERVIEAARLAGAHDFILELPEGYDTVVGEQGSTLSGGQRQRIAIARALMTNPRILILDEATSALDYESERIVQQNMLQIAKGRTVFVIAHRLSTLRMAHRIITMDRGRLIEDGTHDDLVKTGGRYATLFRLQAGLHEIS
- a CDS encoding cell envelope integrity EipB family protein, with the protein product MLHLFRTSLGMMALAAASFGPGSGAQAANGPFLAHQALYDLSLVKSRSNSVNSARGRILYNFTGSTCEGYTSEFRQVSELDSGEGKVTLSDLRSNSWEDAAGKSYRFKIETRMNEADAGRVDGSAERDGDHINVKLKLPAPKTFTLDGKIVFPTEQIQRIIAAAKEGKSLLELSVYDGSDDGQKVYNTLTVIGQPIPADRVTSSDPSTSDEHMKSLKRWPVTVSYFDRDVQQKEGEQTPVYAMSFELYENGVSRQLVLDYNDFVISGAMGKFDVKDSKPCN
- a CDS encoding HlyD family type I secretion periplasmic adaptor subunit, coding for MKSASKVVAFPAGKDPVRSRDEIAFLPAALEIVEAPPNPVGRAIGAVIVSAFAVAIVWACLGTVDIVAVAPGKVIPSGRTKVIQPFETGVVRAIQVADGQPVRAGDVLVDLDSTMNEAELGHLKSDLMGAQLETARLRAALAGGGDPVADFHPPEGAPAELVKVQRRFLASQAAEQTAKLASIEHQVAQKEAERATIAATIGKLEATIPLLQQRVDMRKQLFDKELGSKIFYLQEFQDLVGQQQELVVQRSRSREADAALAALRETGTKTTAEYQRSLSDDLAKAEQKAAGLMQDVVKAEQRRSFQRLTASVDGIVQQLAIHTVGGVVTPAQSLMVIVPLESRLEIEAMVSNRDIGFIEVGQDAAIKIDTFNFTRYGLVDGKVTSVSHDAITRDKPADKNGDRSLGTEQDSSEPKGQELVYSARIVPAKDRMLIDDKYVNLSPGMAVSVEIKTGTRSIISYLLSPLARYRHESMRER
- a CDS encoding RidA family protein, with the translated sequence MPKLDHLRPSGLHHNPAYSHVVTASGARTIYISGQVSVDEEGRIVGEGDIAAQTTQVMQNLGHALKAAGASYANIVKITTFVVNYKPELRPIIGKARSAFFEGMEPPASTLVGVSALAAPEWLIEIEAIAIAD